The Candidatus Nomurabacteria bacterium DNA window CTTTGCTGGAGGTTTGAGCGATGCCGAGCTGCAATGGGCTTATGCACACAGCGGTCTCTATGTATTTCCATCTCTTATGGAAGGTTTTGGTCTGCCTCCGCTTGAAGCAATGCGCGCCGGCGTGCCTGTGGTGGCTGCTCGTGCTTCTTGCCTCCCTGAAATTTTGGGCCCGGCTGCTGAGTATTTTGATCCACATTCACAGGAAGACCTCCAGCGCGCTATGTTGGCTGTTTTAGATAACCCCGCACTTCGGGAAAAGTACATCTCCTTAGGCTATGAGCAGATAGGGCGCTATCGTTGGGAGGAAATGGCAAAGCAGACCGCCCAACTTTATCAAGAACTGCTATACTAGGGTGATAGAGGATTGACCCATGCTACACTCATCCAAATCTAACTCGACCGAAGGCGTCCCACAACAAAATGTGCTTGATTTGCGCAAAATGTTGCAGCGGCCAAAACCAGCGCCAGAAGTAAAGAAAAAACCTGTTCAGAAAATAGTGAAAGAGCAGCTTTCTTCTCTTCGCCCGACTCATTTCTCAATTGAAAAACCAAAGGTGAGCATGCGCTTACCTCAGGTTTCTTTTGTATATTTCCGTCGCCTACCTGGACATTGGCGAAGTGTGCTGGTCTTTGCGGCGATTGCGTTACTTTTACTCAGTCCTATGCTCCTAAGCGGGCCTGTACGTCGTTTACATACAGCGAAAGGTGAAGTTTTAGCTGCCTCCACTCAAGCCTATGCGTTTTTACAAACAGCCGGTGATGAGGCGAGTCAATTTGAGTTTAGCAAGGCTGAGGATGCTTTTAACCAGGCGCTCAGTCAATTTCAAGATGCGCAAAATTCTTTTGATGGTATTGGTGGCTCATTAAAGACGATTTTGCGGATTATGCCTTTTACCGGCTCCTCAGTCACTACTGGTGAAGCGTTGCTGACGGCTGGTCAGTCAATCGCCCGAGCTGGTCAACGCTTTAGCCAGGCGGCGCAGGTGCTGACCGAGCAAACGAGTCAACTTGATCCAAATGTAGAGCAGGGCACAAATTTACAAGAAATTTTTCAAGTACTTCCCCCGGCTTTAGATGATATTAGCAGTGACATCGATGTTGCGCTGGCAGCAATTAAAAAGGTTGATCCAAAGCAGGTACCAGAATCATATCGAGATGCGCTTGAGCAAGTGCGAAGTCAGCTGCCGAGTTTTTATGTAGCATTCCATCGAGTTCAATCAAGTGTTCATGTGCTATCTACACTCTTCTCTAGCGGCGAAGAAAAGCAATACGCTCTCGTCTTTCAAAATAGTAATGAGCTACGCCCGACCGGTGGCTTCATGGGGAGCTGGGCGCTTATCAGTGTACGGGATGGCCGAGTAAAGGTGCTTGAAGTGCCAGGGCGGGGTTTCCTCGACTTAAATTTTGGAAGCGATGCACCGTATGTGCCACCTGAGCCTCTCCAGCTCGTTAATCCGACTTGGCAAATTCAAGACGCGAATTGGTGGCCAGATTTTCCTAGCTCGGCCGAGAAAATTAATTGGTTCTACGAGCGGGCAAGAGGATACCAGCTTGATGGCATTATTGCCATGACACCAGCAGTCGTAGAGGATTTACTTAGCTTAACCGGCTCAATTGAGTTACCTGACTATGATTTGCAGGTTGATGCCGAGAGCTTCCGCACCGGTTTACAAGAGGCAGTTGAAGTGACCTATGATAAGGAGTTGAACCAGCCGAAGCAAGTTGTTGGAGCATTATTGCCCAAGCTGCTTGAATCAGTTTTTGCGCTGCCAACCAAGGATTTACTACAGGTCGCATCAGTCTTAACCGATTCATTGGCTCATCGAGATATTTTACTTTATAGCAAAGATGTTGACTTACAGAACGAAATTCGCGACTTAGGTTGGGCTGGGGAGGTGTTATCGGCGCCGCATGATTATCTTCAAGTGGTCGAAGCGAACATCGGGGGTGGCAAGACCGATGGCATGATGCAGCAAGATATTTCCCATGAAGTAAGTATCCAATCTGATGGAAGTCTAGAAGTGCACCTAACCTTGCACCGGCGTAATCTCGGCGATCCAAATGACGAGTGGACTGGTGTGAAAAATGTCTCGTACTTGCGTTTCTATGTGCCAGAGGGAAGTCGTTTCTTAAGCGCTGAGGGATTTACTGCGATTGGTCCAGGGCGTCAGCAACGCGTACCCTCTGATGCACAAAGCGATCCGACGAGTGCTGGGCTCGAGCAAATTGATGCAGAGGATGCGCTTTCCCATACGCAGATAAGTCATGGCTTTGCTAAGACAATATTTGGTAATTGGCTTGAATTAGGCCCTGGTGAAGAAGTAACTGCAACAATAAGCTATCAACTACCGTTTACTTGGGATGATGTGCGTAAGGATGGATATAGCCTCTATGTTCAACAACAAGCCGGGACGAGTCAGCGTACATTACTAAGTAGTTTTAGTTTTCCTGAATCATTTACTCCAAACTGGTCTAGTCCGACCGGTGGAGAGGTATATCGCCTCGGAAATTCGGTGCGCTTTTCTGCTCCTTTAGTAATGGATCAGAGTTATGCGCTTTCTTTTACTAAGCGCTAGTAGAATAGCATTTTATGAGTGGTCGCTGGCAACGAATTCAAACATCACTAACTGGCGGAGCCTTGCTGATTGCAGCGGCTTCTTTAGTGAGTAAGGTATTAGGCTTTGTTCGTGACAGGCTTTTGGCTGCTCAATTTGGCGCAGGTGATACGCTTGATGCGTACTATGCAGCGTTTAAGCTTCCGGACTTAATATTTAATGTGCTGGTGCTCGGCGCCTTATCAGCAGCTTTCATCCCTGTTTTTATCGAGCGTTGGCAAAAATGTCAGACCGAAGAAGAAAAACAGCAAGCGTGGCATATTGCAAATTCGGTTTTAAATATTTTGCTGATTATTCTGGCGGTCCTTAGCGTGCTCTTGATACTTTTCGCGCCGTGGTTAGTACCGTTTTTGGCTCCTGGATTTCCTGAAGAGAAGATGCGTCTAACTGTGCAGCTGACGCAGATCATGCTCGGTTCGATTCTTTTCTTCGGGGTGAGTAATGTGTTTAGCGGCCTATTAAACGCTTTTCGACGATTTGCTGCGTATGCTATGGCGCCGATTTTTTACAACGTCGGCATCATCGTCGGTATCACCGCGTTTTATAGCTGGTGGGGCATCCCAGGTTTAGCCTGGGGGGTTGTGTTAGGTGCGGCATTGCACATGCTTGTACAAATTCCGGCCGTCTTTCACACGGGTTATCGCTATTCCACCGCACTTGATATGCGCGATCCAGCAGTGAAAAAAATAATGCGCCTTATTTTGCCGCGAACTTTAGGCCTAGCAGTAAACCAATTGAACAATGTTGTCATTACCATCATTGGGTCAACTCTGGCAGCGGGCTCGGTCGCCATTTTTAATTTTGCAAACAATTTACAAAGCTTTCCCATTGGCTTAGTCGGAGTTTCGCTTGCTGTGGCGGCCTTCCCATATTTTTCCGAAGCTTTTTCTCAGCAGGATAAAGAGAAGTTTGTGACGCATTTTTCTATAACCCTACGTCGGATCGTCTTCTTTATCGTGCCGGCCGCTGTCCTCATCCTCTTACTACGTGCGCATATTGTTCGTGTTGTCTTGGGGGCAGGGGAGTTTGATTGGGAGGCAACATATTTAACTGCGCAGACGCTGGGGTATTTCGCAGTCTCACTAGTAGCCCAAAGTTTATTACCAATGTTAGCTCGGTCTTTTTATGCTGATCAGGATACAAGCACTCCGGTAAAAATCGCTGTGGTCAGTCTCTTGGTCAACGTCGCTTTATCGATCTGGTTGGCGCCTCAGCACGGAATACTTGGTTTGGCTGCTGCATTTTCCGTAGCCAATGTGGTGAATATGCTGCTCTTATTGGCAGTGCTTCGGGTACGGCATGGAAATCTCGATGACGAGAGAATAATCCGATCGACTATTAATATTTTACTCGCCTCAGCAGTGATGGCCTTGGTTACCTGGATAAGTTTGCGCGCATTTTTACCTGGAATTAACAATCGGACCTTTATCGGCATCTTCTTGCAAGGGGCAATAGCGGGCAGTATTGGTATTCTTGTATATTTGGGAATTGCCATCACTTTCCGTTTTGATGAGGTGCATCTTGTCACAACACGTCTGCAGCGGATTTGGCAACAATTGAGAGCTGTGCTAAGAAACGGTGGTAAGTGGAAACAGGGAGCAGAATAAGCCCGTCTATGCATCAACACATCCGTAATTTCAGCATCATTGCCCATATTGATCATCCCGCTACCACTCTGTTTTTTTATCTACTAAGTAGGCGGGACGGGACTCGGTAATCTCTATGAATTCCGCTGATAAGCAAATTCGAAATTTTAGTATTATCGCTCATATCGATCATGGGAAGTCGACTTTAGCCGATCGATTCTTGGAGTTGACAGGTACAGTAGATGCTCGGCATATGCGAGCTCAGTATCTCGACCGGATGGATTTAGAGCGTGAACGGGGTATTACGATCAAGCTCAAGCCAATTCAGATGCAGTATAAGGGCTATACCCTGAACTTGATTGATACACCAGGTCATGTGGATTTTACCTATGAGGTATCACGTTCCTTAGCAGCTGTTGAGGGGGTAATTCTCATTGTCGATGCGACGCAAGGTGTCGAGGCGCAGACAGTCGCCAATCTTTACTTAGCTTTGCAACAGGATCTACAGATCATTCCGGTTATGAACAAAATTGATCTGCCGAATGCTGATGTGCCGCGGGTGAGGCAGGAATTAGCCCAACTCATCGGTGTGGACCCCGAGTCAATTTTAGCTGTTTCTGCCAAGACGGGGGAAGGTGTCGAAGCAGTACTTGAGCGAATTATTGCTGAAGTGCCAGCACCCAAAGGTACGCTTGATGCACCAACCCAGGCGCTTATTTTTGACTCCTACTTTGATGACTATCGAGGAGTGATTAGCTCGGTGCGAGTGGTCAACGGCGCAATTCGCAGCAATGAGGATATCCGTTTTCTTGCTACCAAAACGCAAACCAAAGCGCTCGAGGTTGGTCACTTTGGCATGGAGTTTCAACCAAAGCCTGAAATAAAAGCCGGCGAGATTGGATATATCGTGACCGGACTGCGTGACATTGAAAAGGCAAAAGTGGGTGATACGATAAGCACCACGAAAAGCGTTGCCACAGCACTGCCGGGATATCAGGCAATGAAGCCAATGGTTTTTGCCGCACTCTATTGCCAATCGGGCGATGAGTTTGAGCGATTGCGCGAAGGAATTGAAAAGTTAAAATTGAACGACGCTGCCTTAGACTACATTCCTGAGCATTCGCCAGCACTAGGTTTTGGTTTTCGCTGTGGTTTCTTAGGCATGCTGCATATGGAAGTGGTAGAGCAGCGTCTGAAGCGAGAATTTGGTATCAGTGTTATTGTGAGCGCCCCATCAGTGGCCTATCGAATCACTACAACAAACAAAGAAACAAAGGATTATGCAAATCCGATGGATTGGCCGGAAGCGAATCACATAGTGAAAGTTGAGGAGCCGTGGATGAGTGTAACCGTCGTCAGTCCAAACGACTGGATAGGCCCGGTCATGCAGGCAGTGACTGATCGGCGCGGGGTGTACAAGACTACCGAGTATCTCGAAGGAGGTCGCTTAGTGTTGCATTATGAAGTGCCTTTATCCTCGTTGATCAGCGATTTTCATGATACACTGAAGAGCGTATCGCAGGGTTATGCTTCTTTAAATTACGATTATTTAGGCTTCCGAGAGGCAGACGTGACTCGATTGGATATCCACGTTGCCGAAGAGATGGTTGATGCGCTCACCATGATTGTGAATAGCGATGAGGCGTATCGAGAAGGTCGACGCGTGGTTGATACCCTCAAGGACATCCTTCCTCGTCAACAGTTTGAACTCAAAATCCAAGCCTTGATTGGCGGTAAGGTGATTGCCTCCAGCCGAATCGCTCCATTGCGCAAAGATGTCACGGCAAAACTCTATGGAGGCGATGTCACTCGTAAGCGTAAACTCTTGGAAAAGCAGAAAAAGGGAAAGAAGCGCATGAAAACCATGGGGCGCGTTTCTATCCCGGCTGATGCTTATATTAAACTGTTGCGGCGTTAATTCCCTTATCTAGCTGAAAAACGGTGATATCGTAAAGAGTATCATTGCTGCCAGCATGATGATGGAAACAACCAGCCAAATCTTGTGTGCGGTTTTCTTACGTGCCATATGCTCGATTCGTATATTAGCAAAAATTTAAAAGATGGAGAAACGGTCTTGCGGATAGTGAAGCAATTTCCCTTTATGGTGGCATTTCGACTTTCTCTGCTGGGCATTGTGCTGCTGCTCGATTTCTTCTTTTTAACCTTTTTTATACAAAGAGGCACCTGGGGCTTTCTTCTCTTTTGCTTGGTGCTTTTAGCGGTGATTTTTTTCTCATGGCGTCAATGGTACATGTGGTCAATGAATGTTCTGCTCATTACCAACCAGAGGATTGTTGATATTGATCAAAGAGGCTTTTTTGATCGTACGGTTTCTGAGACCACCTATCGACGTATTCAAGATGTGAGTTATTCAAGCTCAGGTATCTTTGCCACACTTTTTCACTATGGCAGGATTGTTATTCAAACTGCAGGCACGCAGACGAGGATTGAATTGGCCTATATTAAGAATCCAGAGCACGTGCAAGATCTGATTACGCATCTTCAGGATGAGAGCGCGCTGACTGATCGAGCAAAAAGTCAGCCAGAGGAGGGGAACCATGCCCAGGAAATCTAAAAAGCGCCAAACGCAACAAAATCCCTTAGCCAAAACTCGCTTTGTGCTAGCTCTTGCTTTACTCGTTCTCGCCGTAATCAGTACCTCAATTGTAAAAGAGCTTATCCGGCGTCACGATGTACATAGTGAGTTATCTGGTTTATCAGAGGAAATTGCAGCCCTAGAGTCACGCAATACTGAGCTGGGCTCGCTTCTGACATATTTGCAAAGCTCGACCTACCATGAACAAGAAGCTCGTCTTAAACTTGGCCTCCAGGGTCAGGGCGAGCGAGTACTTATTGTGCCAGGCTCCGAAAAAACTTTGCCTGACAACGTAAATGTAGAGAATGCAAAAGGTACAGATCCCCAAAAAGTGCAGGGTAATCCAAACAAATGGTGGAAGTGGCTTTTCTTGGCAAAAGATTGACGGAAAAGGCCTAATTCCGTACACTTCTAGAGTACTATCTTTATCTCAATCCCATGCCTCAGACACAACCAAGTCAAGAAAGTCCTGCCGCTGCTCCTACGCCGGCGCCAGTAATGCCAGATGCTCAAGCTAAAATGAAAAAGCCGCAACTCAACAATCTCTATGTCAAAGTTATCGGAGGCGTCCTCGGACTCTTTGTCTTGTTATTGATTGTGGTTGGTCTTGGTTTGTACGTGTTTGACTGGAAGGTAAATGTAGTCACTAATGTGGCAAAAACACTTCGCTATCCTATTGTCTTTGCGAATAGTCAGCCAATTTCCTACACCGCAATGCTGGAGGATAAGGCGACATTAAGTCATTACTACAAAGCGCAATCAGACCTAAGTCCTGATCTCTTCCCAGAACCAAGTGACGAGGAGTTAACTGCAATTGTGTTAAATAAGCTGCTTAGCGACGCAATGACAAATCAAATTGCGCATGATCAGGGTGTGAAGGTGAGTAACGCTGATGTGGAGTCAGAATACCAAAGCGTTGTTAGTCAATCAGGTAATGTTGAGACTGTAGAGCAAAATATTCGCGATCTATATAATTGGGACGTTGCCACCTTTAAAGAAAAGGTAATTCGACCCTTCCTCGTTCGCTCAGCAATTCAAGAGAAACTGGCGAATAATAACGATGAAAATGCACAAAAGCGTGAGTTAGCTGATGCGGTTTTGGCCAGAGTAAAAAATGGCAATGAAGATTTTGGCGAAGTTGCCAAGCAGTTTAGCGAAGATGAATCAACTGCCAGCAATGGCGGTGAGCTAGGCTTCTTTGGTCAGGGAGAAATGGTGCAGCCATTTGAAGACGCAGTGAGTCAACTTGAGCCAGGTGAAGTCAGCGACATCGTTGAAACGAGCTTTGGCTATCACATCATTCAACTCGAGGAAAAAGCTACGGACGATGATGGTAATCCAACTTATCGAGCCCGCCATATCCTCATCCGCACAAAGAGCGTGGACGACCTCATTGATGAGCGTCTAAAAGATGCCTCAGTATGGTTGCTTGCCAAGGGCTTTGTATGGAGCAAGGATGATGTCCAGGTATTGCCAGAAAGCGCACTATAGGGATGCTAAAAAGTAGCTTCGCACAGTACGATGCGGAGCGTGGAGCCGAAGGGGGGAGTCGAACCCCCGACCTCTGCTTTACGAAAGCATTGCTCTACCAACTGAGCTACTTCGGCGAGTTATTATTGTCCGATTTTCAGAGCAAGGGAAGAATAGCGAAGACAGGGGAGTAACGTCAAGAAATGGCCTATCCGATTCATCCAAAAGCAGGCGATTACTTTTTACAGGGAGGTCGCTTTGGGGTATTGCTTACTCATGGCTTTTCTGGCTCTGCCTATGACCTGCGCGAGTTGGCCGAAGAGCTGCATACTCAAGGCTGGACCGTCTTAGTGAAGAGGTTAGCTGGCCACGGCACTGATCCGCGTGATTTAGCGCAGAATGGGATAGCCGAGTGGCGAGCCTCGCTCGATGAAGCGCTTCATACACTACAAGAACATTGTGACAAAATCGCAGTTATTGGCAATTCATTTGGCGGTAATCTTTTGACTGACCTGGCTCTGCGCCACCCAGGACAAGTATCCGGCATTGGGCTTTTATCAACGCCGATTTTTACCTATGGTGAATGGTGGAAGCGTTTAGTGCTTCCTATGCTTATGCGTATTAAGTTTTCAGTGAAAAAGGCCTGGGTGCGCTACGAGGGTAAGGCTGATTATCTGGCTCGAGGTTCATACATTGAAATTCCGTTGCGTGCCTATAAGCAGTTTCTCGATTTTCTTAAGATCAGCCGCACTGAATTTTCACAGGTGCAGATCCCAGTGATCATGATTTACTCGAGTCGGGACAGCGTTGTAAAACCGCATAGTGCTGAATTTATTTATGCGGCCTTGCCAAGCAAGCAAAAGCGTCTTTATTGGGTACATGACTCCTATCATTCGCCACTTCGCTCAAATGACAAAAGTGAAGTATTTCGACTACTGACAGATTTCGTGCGTTCATTACACTAGTCTTTTCCTCAGGGGCAAGCTGTGATAGGATTCCTTAAGATAGCCCATTGTATCCTTAGTTTTTCTGCCCTTGCCAGCGTTTTTGCGGGTATAGTACAGGGGCAGTATGCGACCTTCCCAAGGTTGAGACACGGGTTCGAATCCCGTTACCCGCTCCAAGATTATTCTCATTGTAGATATCCTCACATATGTTACGACGAAGTATTACCTCACTCCTAGTTGCCGCAATGCTTTTTTCGCTAGTACCTGGCTTAGGTCTAGCCCAAGAGCAGAATGAAGATATGATTCGCTTGCAGCTTGATCAGGCAACGGTTGAGCGGGGCTATACACTACACACCCCGTCAGACGAGCTTATCATGGGAATTTTTCCAGGTGTGGTACATCGTCCAGCTCGGGTCACTATGCGCAAAGGCTTGGCAGAAGATGCTATGGAGGCGCCCGAGGGCATGCATCGCGTGAGTGAAATTTATGAGTTTGACATTTTAACTGACCCCATCCAGATTTTTGGCCGAGATGTTATTTTGGCACTTAAGTATCACTCTGATACTAATCATAAGCGCCGAGCATTTTTCTGGGACGGTAATCGCACTCGCTGGATTCCACTGAGTTCTTATGATGTGCCAGATCAGCAGCGAGTCCGTGCTTTTACGCATCTTCCGTATTCTAAAATCGCAATTTTTGAAGAAGGCGGCGTCCAAGAGGGTATAGCGAGCTGGTATCGTGATAGTCAGCACCCACTTACCGCATCCTCAAATGACTATGCCCTAGGCACAAAGGTGAGGGTGACAAACATTGATAATGGTACTTCAGTCGATGTAACCATTCGTTCACGCGGGCCCTATGTTGATGGTCGAATTATTGACTTAACCTACGATGCCTTTGATGTGATCGCCAATCCAGGGATTGGTGTTATTCATGTGCGCGTTGAAGCGGTTGACAGTATTGCTGAGGAGCAAGGGCAAGAGCCGAGCAGCTCTGCACCTGCTATTAGCGCCAGCTCTGCCATTGTGTTTGATCCGGTAAATAATCGAGTTATCTACGAGAAGGATCAACGACAGCAGTCAATTGCAAGCATTACAAAGCTTATGACTGTCATGGTATATCTTGAGTGGCACCGTGATCACTCCGGCGTACCCTTTGATCAGTTAAACCTTACCTACAGTGCGAGCGATAATGTTGGCTCAGGAGAAAGCTCGATTGATATGAGCTCGGGCGATGTCATTGCCGCGGACGAAGCAATGAAGGCCGTATTAATTGCTTCTGCTAATAATGTGACGAAAACTCTGGCACGCTCAACTGGTATGTCGACGAGCGAATTCGCTGCACGTATGAATGACGCTGCTCGACGCCTCGGTATGTCAAACACGCACTTTGTTGAACCAACTGGCATTGACGCAGGTAACGTCTCTACACCGGCCGACGTTGTAAAATTGGTAAATTATATTCTCAACCGTAATGGCGTCCGATTAATGACCGTAAGTGCCTCGGATGCTATTAGTGCAAACACTGGTACTAACCACGAAAGAATAATTACGCTTCATAGTACTAACCATATCCTCGGCAGTGGTCTACCAATTTTTGGTGGAAAAACCGGCTATCTAGGAACTGGACACGCCTCTTTTGCTCTAAAGTTTGTTGATGGAGCAAAGCAACGTGTAGTGGTTATCTTAGGTTCAGAAAACGGAAATACGCGCAATGATGACATGTTGCGCTTAGGTCGTTGGGCAATGGAGCAATAATAGCGCTGGACGCAAAGCTCTTCTTGGTTTACCCTAGAGAGGGAGGGGACCGGTAAGAGGGGGATTCATGATTCGTTTCGAAAACGTTACAAAAATATATCCCAATGGTGGTGTAGGTATCCAGGATGTAAATTTACACATCGAGCCTGGTGAATTTGTTTCTATTGTAGGTCAATCAGGATCAGGTAAGTCAACCATCACTAAACTTATTATTGCCGAGCTTCGCCCAACGAAAGGCAAAGTGGTTATTGGTGGTTGGGATATTACGAAAATTAGTCAATCAGAAATTCCTCTGCTTCGTCGTCAAATCGGAGTTGTTTTCCAGGATTTTAAATTACTTCCCAAACGTACATTATTTGAAAATGTTGCTTTTGCTTTAGAAGTGTCTGGTGCAAGTAGGAAGAATATTGACACCATCGTCCCTCAAGTATTTAAAATTGTTGGATTAGAGCAAAAGATGGACCGCTACCCACATCAAGTATCAGGTGGAGAGCAGCAGCGTACTGTTATTGCTCGTTCACTTGTGCATCGTCCGAAGATATTGGTTGCTGACGAGCCAACGGGAAATCTTGATTCAATTAACGCTCAGGAAATTATCAGCCTACTGAAGAAGATTAATGAGTTTGGGACAACTGTGCTGCTAGTGACTCACAATAGAGAAATCGTAAACACTTTACGTAAACGCGTTATTACTATTGACCAAGGCCATATGGTGATGGACCAGAAGGCCGGGAAGTATCTCCTGTAAGTATGTCATCCGCAACCCTCTCAAGAGTATTTAAGTTCGCATTTCAAAATTTTTACCGAAATGCCTGGTTATCAGTGGTGACTATTGTCATACTTTCCTTGACTCTTTTCATGATCAGCACTCTGGTGACCGCGCAAGCATTGGGAAATCAAGCGATTAATTCCGTGCTGAGCAAAGTCGATGTTTCGATATTCTTTACCGCAAATACAAGCACCCAGCAGGTAGAGTCATTAGCTGATCAATTGCGAAATCGTCCAGAGGTGGATTCGCTTGAGGTAATTAGTGCTGATGATGCTCTGGAAAAGTTTCGAGAAGAAAACTCGGATGATCCGGTTATCCAGGAATCAATTGAAGAGCTAGGCTTAAATCCATTAGGGCCGGTCTTGGTTTTACAGGCAAAAGATTTAGAGGATTATCCGACTATACTTGAATTCTTTGATACCGAAAGTGTTGCCCCGCTCATTCAGGACAAAGACAGGGATTTTGCAAGTAAGCAATTAGTTATCGAGCGACTTACTGCAATTGTAAAAAATCTCCGCGAAGTTGGTTTTATTGTTGTAGCAATTTTTATCCTTATTGCCTTTTTGGTCATCTTTAACACCATCCGTATTACTATTTATACGCACCGTGAGGAAATCGGCATCATGAAACTGGTTGGTGCTTCAAACAATTTTGTTCGCGTACCTTTCCTTATTGAAAGTGTGCTGTACGCTATCATTGCGACGATTGTTACTGCCTTGCTTTTCTATCCTGCGGTAGTTAGTTCAACCCCGGCAATTAATAATTTCTTTACAGGGTACGATTTCTCCTTCCTTGGGTATTTCCAGGCCGAATTTTGGAAAGTAGTCTTACTGCAGCTCGGTACAGCCATCCTTTTGAGCATATTCAGTGCGGCAGTGGCTGTAGGCCGTTATTTGAAGGTTTGAGGGTTGACGAAAAGGGAAAAGCGGGGTATAGTGCCTCGTCGGTTTCTGTAAAAAACCATATATTACTTGCCTAGGCATACAGACGGTGGGGAGTCGTCTAATGGTAGGACACTGCCCTTTGGAGGCAGGTACGATGGTTCGAATCCATCCTCCCCAGCCAGGAAAAGGTAATCCGTATGATGCGCGATAAAATACGCATCGTCATTTCCAGATAACTCATCAAAGGACATCATGGAAATCCTTGAATTCCGAAACCTAAAGTGGATCTACATCGAGCAGACATCTTATAAAGATGTTGAATACCTCGAGGAGCATTATCGTTTCCACCCGCTCGACCTAAAAGACTGTATTGGTGTTACACAGCGTCCGAAGATTGATATCTACGACGACTATCTCTTTTTAGTATTTCATTTCCCACAATACGATCGGGAGCAGCGTCGGATTCGCGTCCAGGAATTAAACGTCTTTTTAGGTCCGGACTATTTGATTACGCTTACCAATCAGCCAAACCCAGGTTTGAGCGAGTATTTCCAGGAATATAAGCAGAAAATTGAAGCAAACCCTAAGCCAAATCGATTGCAGAATTCATCGGCTTACTTGCTCTACAAAGTGCTGGATTTACTTTTTAGCGCTTCTCAGCCGGTCATTGATATTATTGGTGAACGACTCTCAGTGGCTGAAGAAGAAGTTTTTAGTGAGAGTAAGCGAAGTGCCACAATGGATCTCTCTATTGTCCGTAGAAATATTTTAACTTATCAACGTCTACTCGAGCCGCAGCTGCATGTTATCGA harbors:
- a CDS encoding ABC transporter permease gives rise to the protein MSSATLSRVFKFAFQNFYRNAWLSVVTIVILSLTLFMISTLVTAQALGNQAINSVLSKVDVSIFFTANTSTQQVESLADQLRNRPEVDSLEVISADDALEKFREENSDDPVIQESIEELGLNPLGPVLVLQAKDLEDYPTILEFFDTESVAPLIQDKDRDFASKQLVIERLTAIVKNLREVGFIVVAIFILIAFLVIFNTIRITIYTHREEIGIMKLVGASNNFVRVPFLIESVLYAIIATIVTALLFYPAVVSSTPAINNFFTGYDFSFLGYFQAEFWKVVLLQLGTAILLSIFSAAVAVGRYLKV
- the ftsE gene encoding cell division ATP-binding protein FtsE, which translates into the protein MIRFENVTKIYPNGGVGIQDVNLHIEPGEFVSIVGQSGSGKSTITKLIIAELRPTKGKVVIGGWDITKISQSEIPLLRRQIGVVFQDFKLLPKRTLFENVAFALEVSGASRKNIDTIVPQVFKIVGLEQKMDRYPHQVSGGEQQRTVIARSLVHRPKILVADEPTGNLDSINAQEIISLLKKINEFGTTVLLVTHNREIVNTLRKRVITIDQGHMVMDQKAGKYLL
- a CDS encoding alpha/beta fold hydrolase, which translates into the protein MAYPIHPKAGDYFLQGGRFGVLLTHGFSGSAYDLRELAEELHTQGWTVLVKRLAGHGTDPRDLAQNGIAEWRASLDEALHTLQEHCDKIAVIGNSFGGNLLTDLALRHPGQVSGIGLLSTPIFTYGEWWKRLVLPMLMRIKFSVKKAWVRYEGKADYLARGSYIEIPLRAYKQFLDFLKISRTEFSQVQIPVIMIYSSRDSVVKPHSAEFIYAALPSKQKRLYWVHDSYHSPLRSNDKSEVFRLLTDFVRSLH
- a CDS encoding magnesium transporter CorA family protein; the protein is MEILEFRNLKWIYIEQTSYKDVEYLEEHYRFHPLDLKDCIGVTQRPKIDIYDDYLFLVFHFPQYDREQRRIRVQELNVFLGPDYLITLTNQPNPGLSEYFQEYKQKIEANPKPNRLQNSSAYLLYKVLDLLFSASQPVIDIIGERLSVAEEEVFSESKRSATMDLSIVRRNILTYQRLLEPQLHVIDKMVQLKKKFIPDELSVYFDDIHDGLERTWSVLHNYKDTVEGLDRTNETLISQRLNEIIRTLTVISVVTIIPGLIINFYGMNISLPFADRPNAFFLISGFLLLIMIVTYYILKRRRLT
- a CDS encoding peptidylprolyl isomerase, which encodes MKKPQLNNLYVKVIGGVLGLFVLLLIVVGLGLYVFDWKVNVVTNVAKTLRYPIVFANSQPISYTAMLEDKATLSHYYKAQSDLSPDLFPEPSDEELTAIVLNKLLSDAMTNQIAHDQGVKVSNADVESEYQSVVSQSGNVETVEQNIRDLYNWDVATFKEKVIRPFLVRSAIQEKLANNNDENAQKRELADAVLARVKNGNEDFGEVAKQFSEDESTASNGGELGFFGQGEMVQPFEDAVSQLEPGEVSDIVETSFGYHIIQLEEKATDDDGNPTYRARHILIRTKSVDDLIDERLKDASVWLLAKGFVWSKDDVQVLPESAL
- a CDS encoding serine hydrolase, translated to MLRRSITSLLVAAMLFSLVPGLGLAQEQNEDMIRLQLDQATVERGYTLHTPSDELIMGIFPGVVHRPARVTMRKGLAEDAMEAPEGMHRVSEIYEFDILTDPIQIFGRDVILALKYHSDTNHKRRAFFWDGNRTRWIPLSSYDVPDQQRVRAFTHLPYSKIAIFEEGGVQEGIASWYRDSQHPLTASSNDYALGTKVRVTNIDNGTSVDVTIRSRGPYVDGRIIDLTYDAFDVIANPGIGVIHVRVEAVDSIAEEQGQEPSSSAPAISASSAIVFDPVNNRVIYEKDQRQQSIASITKLMTVMVYLEWHRDHSGVPFDQLNLTYSASDNVGSGESSIDMSSGDVIAADEAMKAVLIASANNVTKTLARSTGMSTSEFAARMNDAARRLGMSNTHFVEPTGIDAGNVSTPADVVKLVNYILNRNGVRLMTVSASDAISANTGTNHERIITLHSTNHILGSGLPIFGGKTGYLGTGHASFALKFVDGAKQRVVVILGSENGNTRNDDMLRLGRWAMEQ